The Aquila chrysaetos chrysaetos chromosome 17, bAquChr1.4, whole genome shotgun sequence region GCCTCAAGTCTGTGCATTTGACAGAATTGTGCTGACAAAATGCCTGAGACAATCAACTATAAGTTCTCCTTCTATCACCCATGCTAGTAGTTACTGACTAGAACACCATGTACAGACCAAACAGTTCAGTTTATCCTAAAACTTGGCAGAAGTATTGAATGGAACTGGATTTGCTGGGCTGAAATCGGGGCCTGTGATCCTGCCTAGGTTTAAGAGTCACTGCCTCTGAAGAATACTCAAcctaaaatttattaaaaaaaaaaaaagaaaaagaatctaCTAGGAATCAAAGGAAAGACCAAGAATAGAAAATGTCTTCCAAGACAAAACTGGATCGGATTTCTTGCTGTAATCAAATAGAGAAACAGATACATTACCACGTCAAGCTTTTATCTTGCAATGAGTTATGGCTTACACATTAATATAATGAACTTCCACTCATGGAATGACTTTTGGCAAGCAATGCATTTCAGTATAACATAAAAGCACAAGAAGGAAATACATCAAATTTGCACTGGCAGTTCAGCAGCCTAGGTGTAGAACTGGAAAGAGCTTGTTGCTACTAACATTTTTTTGACTTAGAGACACTGAAGCTACATGTGTAAGATCTTTGCCCAGAAGCCCCAGTAGAGctttaaagcattattttcattcattgaCTCTGTGTCttgaacagaattttctttcatcCCACACAGAGCTTTAATACAGGCAAATATTAACAGATACAAACATGaatacagacttttaaaaagttagcTTTAGATAGAAAGATacacattaaaatacagaagagtaGTAACATGTCTGAGGGAGAAACCAACTGCCAAGAACTTTTCATTGTGTTGTTcttcaaaaaccaaacaacaaatcATTTTGAAACTACCACCATTACTACTGGTTGTCTAGCAGTTGTTTGCTTTTAGCCCAGGTCTAAATCCATTATTGCTTTGCATGATCctagttttcaaaaatacttgACAGCCCATCCTGATACCCTAGCTACTCAGCGTGTCTATCAGATAGGAGGATGGAGGTGTTAGAATCTGAGTAGCCTcattggtcaggcagttggactagatgattattgtaggtcctttccaactggaactattctgttctgttctgttctattctattctatttctgtctgaaatggGGTAAGTGTGGGGACGAAGCAGTGGAGAAGATTTTTtagcatgtttttatttttaggattcTCCAGTACAGGCTCTGTCACATTGGACTTGTTACAATGCTGTCCTAGGTCCAGAATCCTGGGTCCAAGTGCCACATGGAAGCTGCCAGCAACATGCAGACTGCATCTGATTGCAAGCTCTCTTCTACTAACTCTGAAATAGCAACTTCCAATCTGCATCTGGCTTTGAATCTCCAGGCAACTCATGAAACAGAGTTTCTGGACAGGAGAGTAAGTCTTGCTTCCAATTTGAAAGGGAGCAGTGAGCAGGACATCAGCACAGGGGCCTCAAGAACTGAAGAAGGCCAAGCAAATACAAGTGCAATGTACTCCATCAGCTAGTATATGAAAAAGTTGGTATTGGTGTTGCCTGCAATGTGCTTGTTgaggttaaaagaaaatatgcccCAGTCCTTTCTTGTCAAAATTAGGACTCGCTTCCAGCATTGTAACCCATAGTCACAAAAATCAGATGCAGTAACACACCTTGGCCTTGCACTGTGCACGTGGCAACAGCTTTACATGAAAGGTTACAAAAAATCCGTCCCTGTAAGCCATCAGTTATTAAGGGTCTAGACCCAAAACATCGTAAAATTTAGTGACCTGGCAGAACAGTTTGATGTCTATCAGGTAACAGTCACTATGTTAACCTGTTCAGTTAGGGCTAAAGGACATAAAAAGAGGTACAATAGTGATGAATTCaaggtgtattttttaaacagttagGGTTTTCTGTGCTATCATCTGTCCCATAGTCTGGCCCAAAGCAGTAGGCAGACAGCAGAAGGGGActtatgttgtattttttccaagttcCTACAATCAAGCAAGTATATGATAACAACTTAAGATACAACTACTCGTTTTCTGAAAAGGGTTTAAGCAGCTCTTTCTGATGCTGGAAAATTTGAGCGATATTCAAAAGAAGTTTTAGAGTTATTCCCATATATCTCCCTTCCACCCAAACACAGGTGTAGAGCACATTCTCCTCCCCTTTCCACCATGTAAAAGAGTACCCACCCCCCAGCCCTCTGTTACCAGTGCCCTAAAATTGCAGCGTCAAGCCCACCCAGTTCCCTTGCATTAGGATCCTCTAATACACgatcagatgcttttttttcccctgatacGACCGCTAATTAATTCAATGCACAGCAGGCTGCTTCCTCCACCAGTGCCTtatccctctgctctgccttgtTCTCTCCTTCCCCGCTCTCCTTTTCTTGCCAGCACATCCAAATCAGTCTGCTCCCACCTCCATCTACTCTGAGTCCTTACTAGCAGGAGAAAAACTGAGAGCAGGAAGAAGATCTAATGGCGGGTGTGTGCTCCGCACCCTGGCAGGCCCTAGCTGGAGCCAGCGGTGCCGGGGAAGGCCTGCTCAGCCTTTCCTGTCCTGTGCCGGGACATGCTCTGTTGGGAAGACGAACGCAGCGGGCTCATGCCGACGTGGTGAGGCAAAAGAGCATGCTCGGAGTGCAAAGGCTCCGCAGGGAATTTCGGTGCGGAGCTCCCGGCCTCTACCGAGTGCGCTCAGACAAAGCAGTGCGTGAAACCGATGGGAGCTTGCGGCGGGCCAGCAGCACCCCTGCCAGTCAAGGCAGCTGTTGTGGGCCCGAGGGACCGGCCTGATGCCAGGTCTCTGCTCTAGAGGCACtagagcggggggggggggggggggtgttgccTACGgagaaaacaactttttctcCACGCCTTGCCCTCGGAGCTTGCTGCAGTGGTTCCAGCTGAAATCACAACCGAGCAAAAAAGAAGTTGCATGAGGCGGGAGCCCGCCGCGCTCTGCCACCAAAACCACACTCAAGACTCAAAACCGGCAGCGGGACCGGGCTGGGCTTGGGGACACcagggggccgggggctgcggggcaggggggggaggCCCGGCGCACCCCGCTCTGACACCCCCGCGCCGGGTCCGTGGCCGAGAGGGTCTCCGGGAGCCCGAGTCCGCCACCCCCGGGGCTGGGCGGGGGCTGCCCCTCCGCCctgcccgccgctcccccgTCCCGTCGCCGCCCTCGGTACGGGGCCGAGCCCGTGTGCGTGGCGACTCCCCCCCGGCAGGGACCGGGACCGTCCCCGTGTGCGTGGCGgctccccggggcgggggccggggcggggcggggagcggagcgCGGCGCTGCCCGGGCCGGCGCCCCCgccctccctccatccctccctccatccctccctcgCCCGCTCCCGCTGCTCCCGCTCCGCGCACCACGACGACGACGGCGGCGGCGTCCCGCCATGTCGGCCGCCAAGCACCGGGGCCCTAAGGGGAgcagcccgcccgccgccgccgccgccgccgccgccgccgccgccaacGAACGGGGCTCGCAGCCCGGCGGCGCCGAGGAGGCGGCGGCGAAGAAGCCGCCGGCTGCGGCGCACGGCCGGGGCGGCAGGGCCGCCgcggggggcggagggggcCGCTCCGGCGCTGGCCCCCGCCGCGGCTGGGCGCTGCTGCTGGGCGCCGCGGTGGTCCTGGGCGCCGCGCTGCCCGCCGGCTGGTACGTGAGGCAGCTGCGGGAGGAGGTCGGCCGGAGCGCCCGGGAGAGAGAGGCCTCCGGCCGGCAGCGGCAAGAGCTGGCCGCCACCCTGGACGCCGTGGTGCTGAAGGTAGCGCGGCGCCGGGAGCCagcgggggctggggggacggGCGGGCGGGGTGCCCCGCGGGGACGCTCCGCGGTGGCGGAGGCGGGAGGGCGGGTCGGGGGACCGCCGGGGCCCTCGGCATTGCtcggcggggagggggacagcaGCCGCCCCTGcgggcggggggacggggggggggtcacccctTAAATAAGCAGCCGCGCAGCTCTCGGGTAGCCCGGCTTGCGGGAAAGCAAACGTGTCCCGTTCACACCCCCGCCCCGCGCCTCTCCCCTTCCGTGCTCCCTCCGTAAAGATGCTTTCATGGCATTAGAGGGACAAATCGAGTCTGGGCCGAGTTTTTCCCCGCGCCTGCAAACGTGGCCTCGGTAAAGGCAGAAATCCCTGGCAGGCGGCGcagagcggggccgggccggggcgggaccggggcggggcgggagcccGCGGCGGGTGGGCGGGCGGCCCCCGGGACAGCCCGCAGCGGCGGCCGCAGCCGGCTCTTCCCCCAGCTTGCTCTTCCAGGGCTGGGGCGTGAAGCCATTTTATGTAATGCAGTCAGCACGCTTACGTGTTGGCAGAAGCGGGGACCTGCAGTTTGGAGAGCCTGCTGGCGGTAATTTTATATCTTCGACTCTGGCAAATCGTTTAAAACCGAGCGTGGCAGGTGGGCTTCTCTTCGTCGACGCGTCGAGCGGGCAGGTGCGCGCGCCAAGCGAGACGGTGTGGCAGCGCGGTTGGACGTGGCAGGGTCCTGCCTCGACGTCCCCGCAtgctccagaaaacaaaacctgtgcCAGCTTCACCGAAGAGCAGAGGCCGTGCCAGAAACGCCCCGCTCCTGCCATTCCCGGCTTTCCACGTTCCTGCTGCCGTCTCCGGCCGAGGGAGCGAGACTCGCCGTGTCTGTGGCAGTCCAGGACTGCGGAAGAGCTGTGAAGTTGTTGGCAAAGGGTGTGGCTCAAGCGAAGGGAAATAAATGCTCATTTAcctcctcatttttttcactCACGCCTTATTAGCCCCTGAGCCAGAGTTTCACAAGTGGCACTGTCCATCTGGATATGTCTTAGGGTGCctaaaacctttgaaaaatggCATCTGTGAAGGCATATCATCAAAATACAATCAAGCTCCTGTCTAGGGAGGAGGTAAATTGGTTGGAAGGCAGTATGTAAAGTTATGACCGAGTCAGatcaaagagaaggaaattcttGTCTCAGCTTGACTGCCTTCTGCACAGAGAGCCATGCAGATTCCCTGTATTCCCCGTGAGCTTGGGGCCGTGACGGCAGTGGGGGGACATGGCGGTGGGACGGGTGCTGGGAGAGATCCTCTGGCCGTTCTGTGGCACTCCCAGAGGCGCAGTGGCCTGCACACGTGGAGTTTGTAGGGTCAGTCTTGGTGTCTCCTCTTCCTTacaagaaggaggaaaaggaaaactcatatgaggggggaaaagggtTGTAAAACACAGGGCTATAGCGTCGTTTCTGAATCTAATTGAAAATCATGCGCTTTTTACTCACTGATGACTGGGGCTGTTATTTGAACTAGCAAgggttgttgttttcttctagtttttaaggcatttttaCAGACTCTTTGTAGGAAGGAAGACATTGCAATGGCAGGGCATGCAGGACGTAAGATTACAGTACATGAGTATAGAACCCAGATGTATGTGCAATATATAAGCCCTTTCAAGTGTAAGAATGGGTACAGTTTGCTGCCTCCATCTCCACATTGTTGCAGAAGATCCTAGGTGTATGTTACATATTCTAGGAGAGAGGTATATATAACAGAAGTTTATAAATAGTTGGTTTCAGAGAGAACTGAAACTTTAGTTGCCTGGGTATAGCAGATGGCTGATGTTAGACATACATACAGTAGGGCAAGAATaaaagaggggggaaagagGTCACACAGTTTCGATGTAACCCTTGAAAGCTTTGCTtgctgtggtttggtttggtgttgTCTTTATAGAAGAATGTATTTGAGGGAGAGGAGACCAGGCTGTATTTCATCGCTTTACAAAAGTGCAGGGTCCTGCATTGTACTTGCTGAGTGCCGTCAGCGCAGGCTGCTGTGTGGAACTGGCTTTGCCCTTGAGTCTTTTTACTGCAGAGAGCTCCTGTCAGGAGTAAGCGTTATATAAACTCATCTGCTTTACACATCGGCAgtaggaggagaaaggaaatgatGTGGAAGTTTAGTCTTTAATGTAGCACAGTTGTCAGAGAGGCCAAGGTCTTTTGGTGTTTAAATACAAGATAGTATGACCAGTTAGAGAAGACATAGTTGTTAGCTAtagatgcatttttatgtgCTATTTATGATGTTAAACCTTTCAAGGGCTATGGTTTCAAACCTTACCAGCCATGAACACCAAACAGGCAAACTCACACATAGGTGCACACACAAACCAACTGTATAGTGAATATGAACTCCTACTTCGAAGTTGTGAGTTTTACCCGTGTTGTGCAAGGGGTTTGCTTTGGGCCCTGTTGGCTCTTGGTTAGGACAGATAGATTAGAAGCTGGTCTAATTTGAAGACCCCAGTCCATTTTATTATGTCAGAGCTGTCTGATCTTCAAGTGGCTGACCCAGCTGGAAGTATAGGAGAACAGCTTCAAGTTACACCAGGAGCATTGCCCGAATACAGTGGAGGAGCAGGTATAAAGTCCTTCCACTGCAGAGGGGTGGGATCCGTCTCTGTCAAACGTATGGCAGCAGAGACCTCGTGGCCCTCTGGAGAGTTCTGGCCATTTCTGATGCCTTTTCTTAGACTAACAATTGAAGATAGTTAATCGCAAATACAAATTCGGTGATTTGGTTGGAATgtgtcaaagaaaataaattctgtcaTAAGAGGGGGAGGAGAACTTTCCTGTGCCCTCCTTTTAGATTTCTGAAATCCATTTatagttttactgaaaaagctctctgtggaaaaaatcagaatgaatgACAGCTAAGATGTAATGAAAATGAGGTTGGTAAGTCAGTGTAATGGCTGGTGCCCTGCTGCAATACATATGGCAGTATAACCTGCTTCCCTcccatccccccaccccactccttAGCTCATTTCTAGTTTCGTATGTGAGCACTAGAGAATACAAGTAGGAAATGTAAAGTCATTACAAACCTTTTtacagaagaagggaaaaaaagaactcatCTTTATAGGTCTTCTTCAAACTGCAGGGATCTGCTGGAGCAAGGACAAGTCTCATGGCCAAACTCTACAATCCTTACACGGTGTAGACTTCCATGAAAACCAAGGAGGATTTGGCCAGGGATTTagtctttcaaaaatatatatgaataacTTAATTTCTAATTAGTAAGTCTGTTAggtcttttgaaaataatttctaggtTCAGAGTTTGACTGGGAACTGCTGGAGCCTccttcagttaaaaagaaaaaaaatagcagctctgtatatttctttctaagaacatataaaatattcttccttttatttgtaaaataaaactaccCCTCCAGCTGTGTATCTAATCAGTAAACACGGCAGCCCATGTGGCATGACTGATTAATATACCCCTCAGACATAGGGAGTAGCATGAGGCAAGGCAGCACACATTACTCAGCACTTGCCGTCCTGCCAAAGCCTTGAGGTATTTTCTACGTGATGGATTCCTGTTGCAGCCAGTGGGAGTTCTTACACTGCtttacaaagtttaaaaaaatacaacccaCACACGCACAAAAAGATTTCTCCACATCTTGAGACTGATACTCTGCTTGGCCTCAAAATTAAGTAACATGTGCTTCCCCATTGGTGTGCCTGGATCTTACCTTTAAATGTGAGAGTAAATGAATGTGGAGGCCACTCACCCCTTGACCTTTTCCTTGTTGCTGCTACTAAAACCAGCTGTAGTTTTTGTAATTGGGAAGCTTAATAGCATACCTGATCCAGTGGTAACAACTTTCTGTGAATATTAACCTGAGATAGGTGCAAGTCAGTCCCCTTGGCAGCTGCTATGGCTTTGTTCTCTGCCTGTGTACATACATGTGCCCCTGTTCACTAAGAGCATGTGGGTGTATGCATGTGTGCGAATAATGAGGTACTAAGTATTTAGAACATTAAAGCCTTTCTAtgttttttatcttaaaaaatagttaacaagaaaaatctgtgtctcCATTGGTGTCTAGGAGCAGCAAAATATCATGATTACTATTCCCATTCCCCAGCCATTCCCAGCTCCCCTTTCACCCTAATTTTTCCTGTTACTCTTTTCTTGCCTACTCTGAAATTTCACGTTCAGGAATTGGTCCAGATGCAAACTCTGGAGAGTTGAGTTTGATTTGTGCTGCCATGGATTCCTTGGATCATCTGTGGCAGGACAGTGAGGCCAAGGAGCCTCAGCAGGAGATATATGTATCTATAGAGCTGTAAGGGTCTAGATGCTGGGCTTTTTGTGCCTCCCGTATCTGTATGCCATAGGGTCACCTCAGGTAGGGAGCATGAAGGATTGCAAGGTGATCATTTCATATGGTAACAAGGGCCATAAAGATCTTAGACACAAAGGGTAAGGATGTAGGTAAGGATGAAATTGTAAATATTAACCATGTTGATTTCTGTTTTAGGTGCGTTCCCTTCAAGCCACGTTTGGAGAATTTGAATCTATGATGAAAATTgctcagcagaagcaggaggtTACTGAGAAGGCTGTTAAACAAGGGGAGAGTGAAATAAACCGGATCAGTGAAGTGCTTcagaagctgcaaaatgaaattttgaaagacTTGTCTGACGGCATCCACATGGTGAAGGATGCAAGGGAACGAGACTTCACATCTCTGGAGAACACGGTGGAAGAGAGACTAACAGAGCTAACCAAGTCTATAAATGATAACATTGCTGTATTCACTGAAGTCCAGCAAAGGAGCCAAGATGAAATCAACaatatgaaagcaaaggttgATTCACTAGAAGAAGCAGATGTGTATAAACATGAAATTAAGGTGCTAAAAGATGCTTTTGATGAGATGCAAGCATCcatgaaaaccaaagaaaaggaCATAGAGACCTTGAAGAGTACAATAGACTCCATGGAGTCTGATGTGTATACTGAAGTGAAAGAGCTAGTCAACCTCAAACAACAACATGAGAAATTCAAAGAGGCTGCAGACACTGAACACCTTTCATTAAAAGCTTTACAAGAGAAAGTTCTGAGTGCTGAGGATTCTATTAGGCAGCTCCCTGGTGACATTAAAAGACTCGATGAAGATTTACTGCGAGTTAAAGCTGACCTtaacaaatgggaagaaaatgaactcttcagaaaagcattagAAACTTTTGGGAAGAACAGTGAAGGACTGGAGTCTCGACTGAGGCACATAGAAGACAGCCTGGAGTCTCTAACTTCCGTTGCTGCTCAAAACAGTGAAAAGTTgcaatctttcctttctaagGAGACAGAATACGAGAATAAGCTCAGTATCCTGGAACAAAGCATTACTGCTCTTCAGGGAATCTCAGATATGGACGTAACTTCAGTCACAGACATTCTGAAAAATCTTGGTGAATCACAGACCTCACTGTACAATGACGTGGAAGACTTGAGGAGAAGCATCAGTGACCTGCCATCCGCTGGTGCTCTTCAGGATGTCCAGAAGCAAATTAGTACTTTGTTGGATCAAGGAAATCTTCAGATGGGTCAAGCACATTCTCAAGGCTATCttgaaaaattttcttctgtggaagGTTCTGTAGATGAACTGAGATCTTCTGTCAGCCAGGTTGATTCTGATTTGAAAATGATAAGAACTGCAGTGGATAGTTTAGTCTCCTACTCagtgaaaattgaaaataatgagAACAACTTGGAGTCTGTGAAGAGCTCAATAGATGACCTGAGGAACGATCTGGAAAGGTTGTTTGTCAAAgttgaaaaaatacatgaaaaagtTTAGGCAGCGGTGCTCCTTGTGCAAATAATGGATTAAGGAGAATAGCTTTTGTATGCCCagttttttactctttttaaaagcaatttgatACCTCCAAAGAGAATAAGAATACTTTAATAATAGAGACAGTTCTgcttatttcctttatttctcttttgtatagtgtttttggtttggttttcttttttgttaaattttgttttaagaaaacatgaGTTTAGTTGGGGGTTGAGTTTCAAAGGGCTCATCTCCTCTGTCAAGTTGTACCGCTGTAACTGTAGTGGTGTAACTAAGGCACTATAGCCTCGTT contains the following coding sequences:
- the CKAP4 gene encoding cytoskeleton-associated protein 4, which codes for MSAAKHRGPKGSSPPAAAAAAAAAAANERGSQPGGAEEAAAKKPPAAAHGRGGRAAAGGGGGRSGAGPRRGWALLLGAAVVLGAALPAGWYVRQLREEVGRSAREREASGRQRQELAATLDAVVLKVRSLQATFGEFESMMKIAQQKQEVTEKAVKQGESEINRISEVLQKLQNEILKDLSDGIHMVKDARERDFTSLENTVEERLTELTKSINDNIAVFTEVQQRSQDEINNMKAKVDSLEEADVYKHEIKVLKDAFDEMQASMKTKEKDIETLKSTIDSMESDVYTEVKELVNLKQQHEKFKEAADTEHLSLKALQEKVLSAEDSIRQLPGDIKRLDEDLLRVKADLNKWEENELFRKALETFGKNSEGLESRLRHIEDSLESLTSVAAQNSEKLQSFLSKETEYENKLSILEQSITALQGISDMDVTSVTDILKNLGESQTSLYNDVEDLRRSISDLPSAGALQDVQKQISTLLDQGNLQMGQAHSQGYLEKFSSVEGSVDELRSSVSQVDSDLKMIRTAVDSLVSYSVKIENNENNLESVKSSIDDLRNDLERLFVKVEKIHEKV